From the Cyanobium sp. M30B3 genome, the window ACGACAACCACACCCTGCTCACCTCCCTGCTGGAGGCCGTGGGCAGCGATGAGAACTTCATGGTGGAGGACTGAGCAGGCCAGGTCTGAACTTCAGCCTGGCAGCGCCGAGCGTCAGCGGTTGCCACCGCTGGAGTGCTCGAACAGCAGGTGAAAGCGCTGGCGATCCAGCTCCGCCATCACCGGCAGACAGCCAAAGCAGCGCTGGGCCAGCTCCCAGCGGCCCTCCCGCTGCAACATCGCCTCCAGCTGATCGCGGGCCGGCAGCAGATAGCGCACATCGCCGGCCGCATAGGCCAGCTGGGCCTCGCTGAGGTCCTCCACCCGACCCCAGTCGGAGCTCTGGGCCTGCTTGTCGAGCTCCACGCCCACCAGCTCCTGCACCACCTCCTTGAGCCCGTGCCTGGGGCTGTAGGTGCGCCCCAGGCGACTGGCCACCTTGGTGCAGAAGATCGGCGCCACGGTGATGCCCAGGTTCTCGGCCAGGGCAGCCACATCGAAGCGGGCGAAGTGGAACACTTTCTCGATCGCCCCGTCCTCCATCAGGGCCTGCAGCCTGGGGGCCTGGCGCTGGCCGAGGGCCAGGCGGATGCAGCACACGTTGTCGTGGTCGTCGCAGATCTGCACCAGACAGAGCCGATCGCGGCCGTGGATCAGACCCATCGCCTCCGTATCCACCGCCAGGGCGCGGGCCCCGGCGTAGAGCGCCGCCCACTCGGCGTCCAGGTCGCCGTCAAACACGGCGAAACGGGCGGGGGCGGGCAGGTTGCTGGAGGGTGCGGCAGTCATCGCGGGGCTGAGGGGGCCAGATCACCCATCGTGACAAGCCATCGCCCCGGAGCCTGGGGGCAGAATGGCGCGATGGCCACCACCGGCTCCACCCTGCTGCTCACCCTGCTCCTGGCCGTTGGCCTGGTGTTTTTTCTGCGGGCCGCCAGCAAGGACCGCACCACCACGGTGGAGGTGCGGTCCTCGAAGCCCCCTCTGGAGGTGCTGCCGCGCCTCAGCGACTGGCTGCAGCAGCGCGGCTGGCAGGCCGAGTTCAGCGACCCGGAGCGCCGCACGCTGCGCTTTCGCGGCCAGGTGAGCTCCAGCCTCCCCCTGGCAGTGCTGCTCTCCTGCCTGGGCGGCCTGGGGGCCGGCTGCCTCGGCCTGGTGCTGCGCCAGCTGCTGCCCCAGCTGGGCTGGTGGCCCCTGGTGCTGATCGCCCTGGGGCCCCTGGCCGGCCTGCTCTACCGCCGCCGGGCCAGCCGCAATGAAACCGTGGAGCTGCGGCTGGTGAGCCACGACCTGGCCACGGGCAGCGCCCTGCGCCTGCGGGCCCACCGGGACGAGCTGATCGCCCTGGAGCTGGAGCTGGGCCCGCAGCTGGGCCTGTTCAGCGACGGCAACCTGCTCAGCTCGCCGATCTGATGGCTGTGATCCGCTCCGCCACCTCCCCCCTGCGCCGGCGCCGGGTGCTGGCCCTGATCCTGTTGTTCTGCCTGGGGGTGGGGCTGGCGGCAGCGGCCCAGGCCCCCTCCGCCCTCGGCCCCGACCCGCTCACCGGCCCCCGCAGTCGCCTGAGCGAGCGGAAGGACTGGCTGGGCGTGCTGCCGCTGCCCCCCCAGACCGAGATCCTGGTGCTGGCGGGCCATGCCGATTCCCAGGGGATGCCCGGCGCCGGCACCTCCGGCGAGGCGGTGGCCCTGCGCGGTGCGGCTCCGATGCAACCCGGCATCAGGGATGAGCTGTACTGGAACCTGCTCACGGCCCAGGCGGTGGTGGAGCTGGGCCAGCAACGGGGGCTGCGCATCCGCTTCTACGACCCGCCCGAGCGCAGCATTGCCGATGGCAACGATCCACGCACCAACTGGAGTGTGGGCAAGACCCACGCGGCTGCCGGTGGCTATGCCCTGGAGATCCACTACGACGCCTATGGCCCCGATGGGGTGGGGTCGGGTCTGATCCCGCCGCTGCACCGCCACACCACCCGCCTCGATGAGAGCCTGGCCCAGGCCTTCGGCGCCTACCCGCTGCTCTACCGGGAGGGACTGGGTGCCCCCCGGCGCGGCATCGCCATCCTGGAGATCGGCAAGCTGGAGGGGAGCCTGGAGGCGGCCCTGCGCGATCCCCGCCGGAGAGAGGTCACCATCAACGCCATTGCCCTGCGGGTGGTGGAGGCCCTGGAGCGGGGGCTGGAGCCCGCTCCAGGGCCGGTGGTCAGCCCCGCTTTGCCGGTGGCCGTGGGGGCATCAGAGCCGCAGCCCGTTCAGCGGATCAGCCCACCGCCCCGTGGGGGGCGCAGCGCTCGGCCAGCGCGGCGTCGCTGAGCCAGGCCTGGGGCCTGGTGAACACCTCGGTGAGCAGGGCCTCGCGGCTGCCGGGCTCACTCCGATAGCCATACTCCCAGCGCACAAGCGGCGGCAACGACATCAGGATCGACTCGGTGCGGCCATTGGTCTGCAGGCCGAAGATCGTGCCGCGGTCGAACACCAGGTTGAACTCCACGTAGCGGCCGCGGCGGTAGAGCTGGAACTCCCGCTCCCGCTCGCCGTAGGCGGTGTGCTGGCGCTTCTCGGCGATCGGCACGTAGCTGGGCAGAAAGGCGTTGCCGCAGGCACTGGCCAGGGCGAACAGCTGCTCCCAGCTCTGCTCGATCGCACCGATCCGGCCGCTCTCGGCTGCCGCCGGACCCGTGGGGTCCTGGCCCTTGTAGAGCACGCCACCGGGGTCCTGGTAGTCGTAGAAGATGCCGCCCACGCCGCGGGTCTCGCAGCGGTGCTTCAGAAAGAAGTATTCGTCGCACCAGGGCTTGAACACCTGGTAGTAGGCCGGATGCACGCTGTCGCAGGCCCCCTTGAGGCTGCGGTGGAAGTGCTGGGCGTCCTCCAGAAAGGGGTAGTAGGGGGTGAGGTCGGCACCGCCGCCGAACCACCACACCGGACCGGCCTCGAAATAGCGGTAGTTGAGGTGAACGGTGGGGATGTAGGGGTTGCGGGGGTGGAGCACCATCGAGGTGCCGGTGGCGAACCAGCGGTGGCCCTTGGCCTCGGGCCGCTGGCTGAGGATCGAGGGCGGCAGCTCTGAGCCCTCCACCTCGGAGAAGTTCACGCCGCCCTGCTCGAACACCCGGCCGGCCTTCATCACCCGCGAGCGGCCGCCGCCGCCCTCGGGCCGCTCCCAGCTCTCCTCGGCGAAGCGGCCCTCGCCATCGAGCTGCTCCAGGCCGGCGCAGATGGAATCCTGCAGGCCCATCAGCAGGGCCTTGGCCCGCTGGCGGGAGTCGCTGGGGGGAGCCTCAAGGGCCTGGAGCATCGGTGCCACGCCCATCCGGCGTCAGGAAATCCCCCTCACCTTTTCAGGCGGCCGGGCCCCTCCACAAGCGATCGAGAGGCTCTGTCATGCCTGCCGGGCCGGTTGCCCTCCTTAGGATCGCAGTCCGTTGCAGCGCATGGATGGCATCCCTGGAACAGGCGACCGAAGCCCTGGGCCGTCTCAGAGATGCCGGCAGCGGCCGCAACCTGATCGAACTGGGCTGGATCGAGCAGCCGCGCCTGCAGGGGGACCGGCTGGTGTTCCGCCTCAGCCTGCCCTCCTTCGCCCAGAGCCAGCAGGGGCGGATCGCCGCTGAAGCCAGGGAAGCAGCCCTGGCCCTGGAGGGCATCAACGACGTGCAGATCGAGGTGGGTCAACCCGCCGCCCACCAGGGGGCTCCGATCGGCGGCGCCGGCCACGGGCCCGCCCCTGGACCCGGGGGGCAGCTGCCGGCCCGCCAGCCGATCCCGGGCGTGAGACAGGTGATCGCCGTGAGCAGCGGCAAGGGCGGCGTGGGCAAGAGCACGGTGGCGGTGAACCTGGCCTGTGCCCTGGCTCGCCGCGGCCTGCGGGTGGGCCTGCTCGACGCCGACATCTACGGACCCAACGCCCCCACCATGCTGGGGGTGGCCGAGCGCACACCGGAGGTGCGTGGCGAGGGGGCCAGCCAGGTGCTCACGCCGATCGAGAGCTGCGGCATCGCCATGGTGTCGATGGGGCTGCTGATCGACGCCAACCAACCGGTGATCTGGCGGGGCCCGATGCTCAACGGCATCATCCGCCAGTTCCTCTACCAGGTGGACTGGGGCGAGCGCGACGTGCTGGTGGTGGACCTGCCCCCCGGCACCGGCGACGCCCAGCTCACCCTGGCCCAGGCCGTGCCCATGGCCGGGGTCGTGGTGGTCACCACCCCCCAGCTGGTTTCACTGGCTGACGCCCGCCGCGGCCTGGCGATGTTCCTGCAGATGGGCGTGCCGGTGCTGGGGGTGGTGGAGAACATGAGCGCCTTCATCCCTCCCGATGCGCCGGAGAAGCGCTACGCGATCTTCGGCAGCGGCGGCGGCGCCACCCTGGCTGAGGAGGCCGCCGTGCCGCTGCTGGCGGAACTGCCCCTGGAGCTGCCGGTGCGGGAAGGCGGCGACCGGGGCCAGCCGGTGGTGCTCTCGGCGCCGGAGTCGGCCACGGCCCAGGCCTTCATCGCCCTGGCCGACCGGCTGCAGTCGCTCCAGCCCGTGCCGGCCTGAGTCGATGCTCACCCTGCCGGGCCGCAGCCGATCGATGTTCGGCGGACAGGCCCGCAGCCGCCGCAGCCGCCTGGCCTCCATCGACTGGATGCTGTGGGGCATCCCCCTGGCGATGGTTGGGCTTTCCGGCGTGCTGATCGCCAGCACCCAGCGCCAGGCCGACTACGCCGACTGGTACCAGCACTGGATCACGGGCGCCGTGGGACTGGGGGTGGCCCTGCTGCTCGCCCGGCTGCCGCTGCAGCGGCTGGCCCGGCTCCAGGGGCCGATCTTTGCGGGCACCGTGCTGAGCCTGGTGGCGGTGCGGCTGGTGGGCACCACCGCCCTGGGCGCGCAGCGCTGGATCAGCATCGGCGGGGTGCACGTGCAGCCCTCCGAGTTCGCCAAGCTGGCCGCGATCCTGCTGCTGGCGGGCATCCTGGCCCGCCACCCGGTCGAGCGTCCCGTGGATCTGCTGCGGCCCACCGCCATGATCAGCCTGCCCTGGCTGCTGGTGTTCATCCAGCCCGATCTGGGCACCTCGCTGGTGTTCGGCTGCGTGCTGCTGGTGATGCTGTTCTGGGCGGGCATGCCGGGAGCCTGGCTGGTGCTGCTGCTCTCCCCACTGGTGAGTGCGGTGCTGGCCGGCACCTGGGCCTGGGGGCTGATCGGCTGGCTGCCGCTCACCGGCTGGCTGGCCCGCACCAGCCTGCCCTGGAAGCGCATGGCTCCCCCTCTGGTGATGGCGGTTCAGGGGGTGTGCGCCATCATCACCCCCTGGTTGTGGCTGAACGTCCTGCAGGACTATCAGCGCGACCGGCTGGTGCTGTTCCTCGATCCGGCCAAGGACCCCCTCGGCGGCGGCTATCACCTGTTGCAGAGCACGGTGGGCATCGGCAGCGGCCAGCTCTGGGGCACGGGGCTGATGCGCGGCGCCCTCACCAAACTGCGCTTCATTCCCGAGCAACACACCGACTTCATCTTCAGCGCCCTCGGCGAGGAAACCGGCTTCATCGGCTCGGTGCTGGTGGTGGTGGGCTTTGTGCTGCTGATGTGGCGCCTGCTGCAGATCGCCGCCCAGGCCCGCAGCGACTTCGAGTCACTCGTGGTGGTGGGGGTGGGGGCGATGCTGATGTTCCAGGTGGTGGTGAACATCAACATGACCATCGGCCTCGGGCCCGTCACCGGCATCCCCCTTCCCTTCCTGAGCTACGGCCGCTCCGCCATGCTGATGAGCTTCATGGCCCTGGGGCTCTGCGCCTCGGTGGCCAGACACGGCCAGGCCAGCCGGGGCCGCTGGTAGCCATGGCTGCCACCACCCTTCAGGCCGTGCGCACCTGCCTCACGGCTGGCGTGCCGCCTGGTCGCAACGACGACGACTGTGCCCGTCGCCAGTGGTGGGCCGCCCTGGCCACCCTGCAGAACGACCTGCTGCTGCCGGCGGCGGACAGCCGGGGCATCTGGCTGGCGGCTCCCTTGCCGGCTCTGTATGAGCCCCAGTTGCTGGATCGGCTGCAGGGCTGGGTGTGGACACCCGCGCCGATCGAGGGACTGATCGGCCCCCAGCCCCCGCGGTTGCCGGGCAGTGACGGGGTGGTGGAGAGCGGCAGCCATGGTGGTGCCGCTTTTCAACGGCTCAGCCTGCTGGCGGAGGACGGCACCGACCCCCTGCTGCTGGTGATCACGCCCAGCGTGCAGGCCGGGCTGTGCCTGGATGGTCCGCCAGGCGGCCGGCGGCTGGTGGTGCGCTTTGAGCCGGCCGTGCTGAGCGAGGCCCTCGCCCTGATCCATCGGCAACTCGCGGCGCGGGACGCCAGCCAGGCCCGGCAGCTGCGTCTGGTGCTGGGGGGGCTGGGTGACCTGCGCAGCGACCCGGAACTGGGCCTGCGCTTCTGGCCCCGGCTGGCCGACCGGCTGGCGTCCATGGCGCCCAGCGTCACGCTGCAGCCGGTGCTGGGCCGGACAACCAGCTCTGCCCAGGCCGGCGCCGGCGGGGAGCTGGCCCTGCTGGAGGCCCTCACCCACGAGGTGCGCACCCCCCTGGCCACCATCCGCACCCTGATCCGCTCCCTGCTGCGCCGCCAGGACCTCTCCACCCTGGTGCGCCAACGGCTGGAGCAGATCGATGGCGAGTGCAGCGAACAGATCGACCGCTTCGGGCTGATCTTCCTGGCGGCCGAGCTGCAGCGCCAGGCGCCGGAGCAGGGGCCCCTCCACGACGGCGGCGGCGGGGACACCCGGCTGGCCCGCACCGACCTGAGCGCACTGTTGGGCCAGCTGGCCGAACTGTGGCAGCGGCAGCTGGATCGGCGCAGCCTGCAGCTCGACCTGCAGATCCCGCCGGGCCTGCCCACGGTGCTCAGCGATCCCGCCCGACTGGAAACCATGCTGGGCGGGTTGATGGATCGCTTCAGCCGCGGCCTGCCGGCGGGCAGCAGTGTGCGCGTGAGTCTGCAGCCAGCCGGTTCACGCCTGAAACTGCAACTGAGCAGCAGCGCCTGGCCCGACGGGGGCGCCCGGACCGAGACCGAACGCGACAGCCGGCGATCCATCGGCCCGGTGCTGAGCTGGAATCCCAGCACCGGCAGCCTGCACCTCAGCCGCCAGGCCACCCAGCAACTGTTCCGCCAGCTGGGGGGGCGGCTCACCGAACGCAATGGCAGCGCGCTCACGGTGTTCTTCCCGATCGGCTGAGCACGGCCTTTTCTTGACGGGGTGTGAAGACTCGCCGCCCTGCGGGAAAAGCGTCAAAACCACGGTGCTAGCTTCCCGCTGAACAAGTCTGCCGACACCTGAATCAGCCATGACAGCAACGGCGCTCAGCGGTCAACTCCCGAAGTACATCGGCAGCACAGGTGGCCTGCTGAATTCGGCCGAAACAGAGGAGAAATACGCCATCACCTGGACCAGCCCCAAGGGCCAGGTCTTTGAACTCCCCACGGGGGGTGCAGCCGAAATGAACGAGGGCGAAAACATCATGTACTTCGCCCGCAAGGAGCAGTGCCTGGCCCTTGGCACCCAGCTGCGCACCAAGTTCAAGCCGCGCATCGAGGACTACAAGATCTATCGCATCTATCCCGGCGGTGACACTGAGTTCCTGCATCCCAAAGATGGCGTTTTCCCTGAAAAGGTGAACGAGGGCCGCACCATGGTGGGCCACAACTCCCGTAGCATCGGCGCCAACCCCAATCCGGCCAACCTCAAGTTCACCGGCAAGAACACCTACGACTCCTGATCGCCGAACCGCATCAGCCATGCGCAACGGGGCCCCGGGCCCCGTTTTTTATTGGGTTCTGCGTCACCTTCGCCCTGAGCGGACACGACCGGCGCCTATAAAGGCAAGGCCTGCAGCCGCCCCCCTTGGACACCGGTGCCCCGGATCAGGCCTTCCGCGAGCAGGTTGCCGCTGGCCACACCTTCGTCCCTGTGTGGAAGCGCTGGCCGGCCGACCTGGAAACCCCCCTCACCACCTGGCTGAAGGTGGGAGCCGCCAGCGACCATGGCGTGCTGCTGGAGTCGGTGGAGGGGGGCGAGCGGATCGGCCGCTGGAGTTTCGTGGTGGCCGATCCGCTCTGGACCCTCACCAGCCGGGGAGAGCACAGTGAGCGGGTGTGGCGGGATGGTCGCCGGCAGAGCCTCAGTGGCAACCCCTTTGACCTGTTGCAGGAGTGCCTGGCGCCGCTGTGCTGCGGTGCCGTGCCCGACCTCCCCCCGACGGGCCAGCTGTTCGGCTTCTGGGGCTACGAGCTGATCCGCTGGGTGGAGCCCAGCGTGCCGGTTCACCCCGCCGCCGAGGGGGCACCGCCGGATGGCTGCTGGATGCTGGCCGACAGCCTGCTGGTGTTCGACCAGGTGAAGCGTCAGATCACCGCCGTGGCCTACGCCGATCTCAGCAACGGCGCCGATCCTGAGCAGGCCCACCGCGCCGCCTGCGCCCGGATCGCCCGGCTGGAAGAGCGGATGCATGCCCCCCTGCCGGCAGGCGTCACGCCCCTGCGCTGGCACGACGCGCCGGTGGCGGCCATCGGCCAAAGGCTGCAGCCGGTGAGCAACCGCAGTCAGGCCGATTTCGAAGCTGCCGTGGTCCAGGCACGGGACCACATCGCCGCGGGGGATGTGTTCCAGCTGGTGATCAGCCAGCGGCTGGAAACCCGCATCCAGAGGGACCCCTTCGAGCTGTACCGCAGCCTGCGGATGGTGAATCCCTCGCCGTACATGGCCTTCTTCAACTTCGGCGGCTGGTATCTGATCGGCTCCAGTCCGGAGGTGATGGTGAAGGCCGATCCGCTGCCGGGCGGCGGCATCAGGGCCTCCCTGCGGCCGATCGCCGGCACCCGCCCCCGGGGCCTGGATGAGGCGGAGGATCTGGCCCTGGAGGCCGAACTGCTCGCCGATCCCAAGGAGCGGGCGGAGCACGTCATGCTGGTGGATCTGGGTCGCAACGACCTGGGCCGGGTGTGCCAGCCCGGCAGCGTCACCGTGACCGACCTGATGGTGATCGAGCGCTACTCCCATGTGATGCACATCGTGAGCCAGGTGGAGGGGCTGATGGCCGAGGGCAAGACCGTGTGGGACCTGCTGATGGCCTCCTTCCCGGCGGGAACCGTGAGCGGCGCCCCCAAGATCCGGGCCATGCAGCTGATCCACGCCCTGGAACCGGATGCCCGGGGGCCCTACTCCGGGGTGTACGGCGCCGTGGACCTGGCTGGTGCCCTCAACACCGCCATCACGATCCGCACCATGGTGGTGCTGCCCAGCGGGGAGGGGGACTGGCGGGTGCAGGTGCAGGCCGGGGCCGGCCTGGTGGCCGATTCCCAGCCCGCCGCCGAATACCAGGAAACGCTCAACAAGGCCCGGGGCATGCTCAAGGCCCTGGCCTGCCTGCAGTGAGCGCATGGTGCCGATGACCGCAGCAGCCATCACGCCGGCCCGGGCCACCCCGGCGTTACTCAAGGGCTTTGAAGTGGAGCTGTTCACCGGCCGGCCCGACGGCAAGGTGGTGGGCTGCAGTGCCGAGGCAGCGGCCGCCCTGGAGGGCTTTGTCACCGAACCCGACCACCGCAACCTGGAGTACATCACGCCGCCGGCGAGCGATTACGGCAGACAGCTGGCGCTGCTGCTGGAACCCCGGCATCGGCTGCGGCCCTGGCTGGCGGAACGGGGCCTCACCCTGCTGCCGGGCAGCACCCTCAGCCTGGGGGACAGCGGCCGGTTTGAGCGCTCCGATCCCAGCCACCCCTACCACAGCTACATCGAGCGCACCTACGGCACCCGGGTGGTCACGGCGAGTGTGCACATCAACCTGGGGCTCACCGCCGGCAGCGGCTTCGAGGGCATGGGGGCCCTGTTCGCCGGCCTGCGGCTGCTGCGCTGCGAGGCCGCCCTGCTGCTGGCCCTCAGCGCCAGCTCGCCGTTCCTCGATGGCCGGCCCACCGGCGCCCACTCCCAGCGCTGGCTGCAATTCCCGCTCACCCCGCCCGTGGTGCCGCTGTTTCTCAACCACGCCCACTACGTGGCCTGGATGGACGAGCAACTGGCCATCGGCAGCATGCAGAACGTGCGCCACCTGTGGACCTCCGTGCGGCCCAACGGCGATCAGCGGCCCCACGACCTCAACCGGCTGGAGATCCGCATCTGCGATCTGGTCACCGACCCGCTGCTGCTGCTGGCGATCACCGCCTTCGCCGAGCTGCGCCTGCTGCAACTGGTGGCCGATCCCCAGCGCTGGGATCCCCTCCAGGCCAGCCAGCTCTCCCCCGCCGCCCTCTCAGCCCTGGCCGACCGCAACGACCAGGCCTGTGCCCGCGCCAGCCTGGATGCCGAGCTCCACCACTGGAGGGATGGGCGCCCCGTGCGCTGCGCCGACTGGCTGGCGGCCAGCCTGGCCGATCTCCAGCCGCTGGCCGAGGAGCTGCAACTCACCGCCACCATCGAGCCACTGCGGCAGGTGCTGCGGGATGGCAACCAGGCCATGCGCTGGCTGGCCCGGTATCGGGCAGGGGAGACGATCGCGGGGATCCTGGAGCAGGAGGTGGCAGGCATGGCGGCCCAGGAGCGGCAGCTTCAGCTCCGGCCCGACCCGCCCCAGTCCGCTACCAGCCACACAGACGCAGGTGCCGGTGTTTTGGGATGATCCATCCATCCCACGCTGCCAGTTCATCCCCCATGCGGCAGTTCGTGCCTCCCGTTGCCGAACCTTCCCCCAGGGCCACCCGACTGCTGGGTGAACGCCTGGAACTGGTGGAAGATCTCTGGAAGGCGGTGCTGTTGAGCGAGTGTCCCCCGGAGCAGGCCGAGCGCCTGCTGCGCCTCAAGCATCTCAGCGATCCCACGGAGAGCGGAGAGGGGCTGGCCCAGGCGGGCAGCGAGGCGAGCGCCGCCATCGTGCAGCTCATCCGGGAGATGGATCTGGCCGAGGCGATTGCCGCAGCCCGGGCCTTCTCGCTCTATTTCCAGCTGGTGAACATCCTCGAGCAGCACATCGAGGAGGACAGCTACCTCGACAGCCTCAAGCATCTCAACGAGCCCACGGTCGCCGATCCCTTCCTGCCTGCCCTGGCCAGCCAGAGCGAGCCAGCCACCTTCCGCCAGCTGTTCGAGCGCCTGCGCAGCCTCAACGTGCCGCCGGCCCAGCTGGAAACCCTGCTGCGCCACCTCGACCTGCGCCTGGTGTTCACGGCCCACCCCACCGAAATCGTGCGCCACACCGTGCGCCACAAACAGCGGCGCGTGGCCAGCCTGATCCAGAGGCTGGAGCAGGGCAGTGGGCTCAACCCCCTGGAGCGCCACAACCTGCGCCAGCAGCTCGAAGAAGAGATCCGCCTGTGGTGGCGCACCGACGAGCTGCACCAGTTCAAGCCCACCGTGCTCGACGAGGTGGACTACGCCCTGCACTACTTCCAGCAGGTGCTGTTCGATGCCATGCCCCTGCTGCGCCAGCGGGTGAGCACCGCCCTGGCCCAGAGCTATCCGGATGTGGAGGTGCCGCGGGACGCCTTCTGCACCTTCGGCTCCTGGGTGGGCTCCGACCGCGACGGCAATCCGTCGGTCACCCCGGAGATCACCTGGCGCACGGCCTGCTATCAGCGCCAGCTGATGCTGGAGCGCTACATCCGCTCCGTGGCCGAGCTGCGCGACCAGCTGAGCATCTCCATGCAGTGGAGCCAGGTGAGTCCGGCCCTGCTGGAATCCCTGGAGCTGGACCGGCTGCGTTTCCCGGAGATCTACGAGGAACGGGCAGCCCGCTACCGGCTCGAGCCCTACCGGCTCAAACTCAGCTACGTGCTCGAGCGCTTGCGGCTCACCGAAGCCCGCAACCGGCTGCTGGCCGATGCCGGCTGGGAATCCCCCTGCGACAGCAGCACCAGCGTGCCGCTGACCGGCGGCAACCTGGGGGCGAGCACCGGCCCCACCGCCCAGGAGCTCCACTACGGCTCCGTGGATGAATTCCGCAGCGACCTGGAACTGGTGCTCGAAAGCCTGGAGAGCACCGGGCTGAGTTGTGAGGCGCTGCAACACCTGATCAGCCAGGTGCAGATCTTCGCCTTCTGCCTGGCCAGTCTCGACATCCGCCAGGAGAGCACCCGCCACAGCGATGCCCTCGATGAGCTGAGCCGCTATCTGCAGCTGCCGGTGCCCTACGGGGAGATGGACGAACAGCAGCGGATCGACTGGCTGCTCTCCGAACTGCAGACCCGCAGGCCGCTGGTGCCCGCGGCCAGCACCTGGACTGATGCCACGGCCCAGACCTTTGCCGTGCTGCGCATGGTGAAGCGGCTGCAGGCCGAGTTCGGCACCCGCATCTGCCACACCTACGTGATCTCGATGAGTCACACGGTGTCCGACCTGCTGGAGGTGCTGCTGCTGGCCAAGGAGGCCGGACTGGTGGATCCGGTGGCCCAGCGCTCCTCCCTGCTGGTGGTGCCCCTGTTCGAGACGGTGGAAGACCTGCAGGGGGCACCGGCGGTGATGGACGCTCTCTTCCAGCAACCCTCCTACCGGCAGCTGCTGGCGGGTCGCGACGGCCAGGAGCCCCTGCAGGAGGTGATGCTCGGCTACTCCGACAGCAACAAGGACTCCGGCTTCCTCTCCAGCAACTGGGAGATCCACAAGGCCCAGATCGCCCTGCAGCGCCTGGCCACCCGCCACGATGTCGCCCTGCGCATCTTCCATGGCCGGGGCGGTTCGGTGGGCCGCGGTGGCGGCCCCGCCTACCAGGCGATCCTCGCCCAGCCCAGCGGCACCCTGCGGGGCCGCATCAAGATCACCGAGCAGGGGGAGGTGCTGGCCTCCAAATACTCCCTGCCCGAACTGGCCCTCTTCAACCTGGAGACGGTGACCACGGCGGTGATCCAGAACAGCCTGGTGAGCACGCCGGTGGACGACACCCCCAGCTGGAATGAGCTGATGGGCCGGCTGGCGGCACGATCGCGCGACTTCTACCGGGCCCTGGTGCACGACAACCCCGAGCTGGTGGCCTTCTTCCAGCAGTGCACGCCGATCGAGGAGATCAGCAAGCTGCAGATCTCCAGTCGGCCGGCCCGGCGCAAGAGCGGCGCCAAGGACCTCTCCAGCCTGCGGGCGATCCCCTGGGTGTTCGG encodes:
- a CDS encoding cofactor assembly of complex C subunit B; protein product: MATTGSTLLLTLLLAVGLVFFLRAASKDRTTTVEVRSSKPPLEVLPRLSDWLQQRGWQAEFSDPERRTLRFRGQVSSSLPLAVLLSCLGGLGAGCLGLVLRQLLPQLGWWPLVLIALGPLAGLLYRRRASRNETVELRLVSHDLATGSALRLRAHRDELIALELELGPQLGLFSDGNLLSSPI
- the hemF gene encoding oxygen-dependent coproporphyrinogen oxidase — its product is MGVAPMLQALEAPPSDSRQRAKALLMGLQDSICAGLEQLDGEGRFAEESWERPEGGGGRSRVMKAGRVFEQGGVNFSEVEGSELPPSILSQRPEAKGHRWFATGTSMVLHPRNPYIPTVHLNYRYFEAGPVWWFGGGADLTPYYPFLEDAQHFHRSLKGACDSVHPAYYQVFKPWCDEYFFLKHRCETRGVGGIFYDYQDPGGVLYKGQDPTGPAAAESGRIGAIEQSWEQLFALASACGNAFLPSYVPIAEKRQHTAYGEREREFQLYRRGRYVEFNLVFDRGTIFGLQTNGRTESILMSLPPLVRWEYGYRSEPGSREALLTEVFTRPQAWLSDAALAERCAPHGAVG
- a CDS encoding sensor histidine kinase, whose product is MAATTLQAVRTCLTAGVPPGRNDDDCARRQWWAALATLQNDLLLPAADSRGIWLAAPLPALYEPQLLDRLQGWVWTPAPIEGLIGPQPPRLPGSDGVVESGSHGGAAFQRLSLLAEDGTDPLLLVITPSVQAGLCLDGPPGGRRLVVRFEPAVLSEALALIHRQLAARDASQARQLRLVLGGLGDLRSDPELGLRFWPRLADRLASMAPSVTLQPVLGRTTSSAQAGAGGELALLEALTHEVRTPLATIRTLIRSLLRRQDLSTLVRQRLEQIDGECSEQIDRFGLIFLAAELQRQAPEQGPLHDGGGGDTRLARTDLSALLGQLAELWQRQLDRRSLQLDLQIPPGLPTVLSDPARLETMLGGLMDRFSRGLPAGSSVRVSLQPAGSRLKLQLSSSAWPDGGARTETERDSRRSIGPVLSWNPSTGSLHLSRQATQQLFRQLGGRLTERNGSALTVFFPIG
- a CDS encoding Mrp/NBP35 family ATP-binding protein, producing MASLEQATEALGRLRDAGSGRNLIELGWIEQPRLQGDRLVFRLSLPSFAQSQQGRIAAEAREAALALEGINDVQIEVGQPAAHQGAPIGGAGHGPAPGPGGQLPARQPIPGVRQVIAVSSGKGGVGKSTVAVNLACALARRGLRVGLLDADIYGPNAPTMLGVAERTPEVRGEGASQVLTPIESCGIAMVSMGLLIDANQPVIWRGPMLNGIIRQFLYQVDWGERDVLVVDLPPGTGDAQLTLAQAVPMAGVVVVTTPQLVSLADARRGLAMFLQMGVPVLGVVENMSAFIPPDAPEKRYAIFGSGGGATLAEEAAVPLLAELPLELPVREGGDRGQPVVLSAPESATAQAFIALADRLQSLQPVPA
- the rodA gene encoding rod shape-determining protein RodA; protein product: MLTLPGRSRSMFGGQARSRRSRLASIDWMLWGIPLAMVGLSGVLIASTQRQADYADWYQHWITGAVGLGVALLLARLPLQRLARLQGPIFAGTVLSLVAVRLVGTTALGAQRWISIGGVHVQPSEFAKLAAILLLAGILARHPVERPVDLLRPTAMISLPWLLVFIQPDLGTSLVFGCVLLVMLFWAGMPGAWLVLLLSPLVSAVLAGTWAWGLIGWLPLTGWLARTSLPWKRMAPPLVMAVQGVCAIITPWLWLNVLQDYQRDRLVLFLDPAKDPLGGGYHLLQSTVGIGSGQLWGTGLMRGALTKLRFIPEQHTDFIFSALGEETGFIGSVLVVVGFVLLMWRLLQIAAQARSDFESLVVVGVGAMLMFQVVVNINMTIGLGPVTGIPLPFLSYGRSAMLMSFMALGLCASVARHGQASRGRW
- a CDS encoding photosystem I reaction center subunit II, with product MTATALSGQLPKYIGSTGGLLNSAETEEKYAITWTSPKGQVFELPTGGAAEMNEGENIMYFARKEQCLALGTQLRTKFKPRIEDYKIYRIYPGGDTEFLHPKDGVFPEKVNEGRTMVGHNSRSIGANPNPANLKFTGKNTYDS
- a CDS encoding dehydrogenase; amino-acid sequence: MAVIRSATSPLRRRRVLALILLFCLGVGLAAAAQAPSALGPDPLTGPRSRLSERKDWLGVLPLPPQTEILVLAGHADSQGMPGAGTSGEAVALRGAAPMQPGIRDELYWNLLTAQAVVELGQQRGLRIRFYDPPERSIADGNDPRTNWSVGKTHAAAGGYALEIHYDAYGPDGVGSGLIPPLHRHTTRLDESLAQAFGAYPLLYREGLGAPRRGIAILEIGKLEGSLEAALRDPRRREVTINAIALRVVEALERGLEPAPGPVVSPALPVAVGASEPQPVQRISPPPRGGRSARPARRR
- a CDS encoding ribonuclease D — protein: MTAAPSSNLPAPARFAVFDGDLDAEWAALYAGARALAVDTEAMGLIHGRDRLCLVQICDDHDNVCCIRLALGQRQAPRLQALMEDGAIEKVFHFARFDVAALAENLGITVAPIFCTKVASRLGRTYSPRHGLKEVVQELVGVELDKQAQSSDWGRVEDLSEAQLAYAAGDVRYLLPARDQLEAMLQREGRWELAQRCFGCLPVMAELDRQRFHLLFEHSSGGNR